The following DNA comes from Gloeomargarita sp. SRBZ-1_bins_9.
GTTTTGCGTCGGCGGGATGGCATCTGGATTTGTTGGGAGGATGCGTCGAAACGGTCCGTGGAGGTGGATGATGTTTCTAGCGATGATGACTCGATTGACTGGGACAGGATTGAGCTGCCCTACCGCATCCATCCGGTGCCTTTGACGCAGGAGGAAATCAATCACTATTACTACGGCTATGCCAATACGCGTCTGTGGCCCCTGTTTCACTACTTCATTTCCCGGTGCAACTTTTTTGATGAGCGGGACTGGCCCAACTATGTAACGGCCAACCAAAAATTTGCCGATGCGGTGGTGACTTGCACGACCCAGGAGGACTGGATTTGGGTGCAGGATTATCACTTGCTGTTGGTGCCGGAGTTGGTGCGGCAACAGTGCCCACACCACAAAATCAGCTTGTTTTTGCACATTCCGTTTCCGGCGCTGGAGGTGTTTAAGATATTGCCTAAGCGGGATGTGATTCTGCGGGGGATGTTGGGGAGCGACCTGCTGGGGTTCCATATCCCGGATTACGCGGAGTATTTTTTGGATGCGGTGGAGCGGTTGCTGCCGGCGGAGGAGGTGCAGGTATGCCGCGCGGAAAAATGTATTTTTTATCAGGGGCGGCGGATTCAGGTGGGGGCGTTTCCCATTAGTATTGATGTCAAAAAAATCGAGGGGCTGGTGCGCTCTCCTACTCTGCAAGCCAAGGCCAAGCAACTGCGGGAAACCTATCCGGTGGAATACATCGGCATTAGTGTGGACCGGTTGGATTACACCAAGGGCATTTTGGAAAACCTGGAGGCGCTGCAGGTGTTTTTTGAGAAATATCCCCAGTATCTGGAGCGATTTTCTTTCATTCAAATTGCGGCGCCTACCCGCACGGCGGTACCGGCCTATCAGCAGATGCGGGAACAGGTGGAGCAGGCGATTGGGCGCATTAATGGGCTGTTTTCCCGTAATAACTGGGTGCCCATCTACTACTTCTACCGCAAGTTTTCTTTGGAGGAGGTGCTCACCTATTTCCTGATCGCGGATGTGGCGATGATTACGCCCCTGCGGGATGGGATGAATTTGGTGGCGAAGGAGTATTGCGCGGCGCGGGTGGACCATTCGGGGGTGTTGATTCTAAGTGAGTTTACGGGGGCGGCCTATGAGTTGAAGGAGGCGCTGCTGGTGAATCCCTTTTCCATCGAACAGATGGCGGATACGTTGTACCAGGCGTTGACGTTGCCCCCGGAGGTGGCCCAGGGGAAAATGCGGGCGTTGCGCCAGACGATTGCCAGCCACGATATTCACCAGTGGGTGCAGTCTTACATGGATGCCTTTGCCGATGCCGTCGCCCATCGCTGATTACTGGCGTCGGGAGGAGCCGTTGGGGTTGTTTTTGGATTACGACGGCACGTTAACTCCCATCGTCCCCCGGCCGGACCAGGCGTTTTTGCCCCCTGCAGGGGTGGAGTTGTTGCGCCGCCTGTGCCGCCATCCCCAACTGCGCGTGGCGATTATCAGTGGCCGCTCGGTGCCCCAGCTTCAGGATTTTTTGGCCGAGTTGTTGCCGGAGAACCTGGTACTGTGTGGCCTGCATGGGGGGGAAATTTACCGGACCCAAACGGGGGAGTTTCTGCGCCAGCCGGACCGGGAGGGCATACAGCGGGCTTTGGCCCCCCTGCGGTCGGATATCCAGGAGCTGTTGCAGCGGCAGGGTTTGCTGGCGCAAGGGGTGCACATCGAGGACAAAACCTATTCGTTCGCTGTGCATTATCGCCAGGCGGCCCCGCTGGTGAAAGAAAAGGTCGTGGCCCTGGTGCACCGCTATTTCGCCGAGCATCTAACGATGTGTCAGCGGTTTAAGTTGCAGCCGGGGAAGGAGGTGTTGGAGGTGCTGCCGGCCACGTTTGATAAGGGGCAGGGGGTGGCCTTTTTGTGGGAGACCTGGGGGCTGCGCCAGGGATGTTATATCGGGGATGACTTGACGGATGAGGCGGCGTTTGCGGTGGTGAATCAACGGGGGGGATTGTCCATCGCGGTGGGGAAAGCGCCGGGGACGACCCAGGCCCGGTTGACCTGCCCCGATGTGGGGGGGGTGTATCGCGAGTTGGCCGCCCTCCTGGAATCGTAAAACCATTCGGTAAAGTTGGACGGGGGGCTGAAAGTGGGCGTTAAGCTGAACCCAGGGATGGCTTGAGGTGAAGGGATGGCACAGCAGCAAATCGGCCTGATCGGGCTGGCGGTCATGGGCGAAAATTTGGCGCTTAACCTGGAACGCAATGGGTTTGGAGTGGCGGTCTATAACCGCACGACGGAAAAAGTGGATGAGTTTATCCGGGGACGGGCCGCCGGTCGCAATATCCTGGGCACCCATTCGCTGCCGGAGTTCGTGGCCAGCCTAGAACGGCCCCGCAAGGTCGTGATCATGGTGAAGGCGGGGAGTCCGGTGCAGGCGGTGATTGACCAGCTCAAACCCCTGCTGGAACCGGGGGACATCCTGATTGACGGGGGGAACTCTTGGTACGAGGATACGGAGGCCCGTGCTCGGGAACTGGAGGCGTTGGGGTTGCACTACGTGGGCATGGGGGTCAGCGGCGGCGAAGAGGGGGCGCTCAACGGCCCGAGTCTCATGCCAGGGGGACCCCGGGCAGCCTATGAGGCCCTGGAACCCATCCTGACGAAAATTGCCGCCCAGACGGAGGATGGCCCTTGCGTAACCTACGTGGGTCCGGGGGGGGCAGGGCACTACGTCAAAATGGTGCACAACGGCATCGAATACGGGGATATGCAGCTGATTGCCGAGGCCTATGACCTGCTCAAAAACGGGCTGGGGCTGTCGGCGGCCCAGTTGCACGAGGTGTTTGCGGCCTGGAACCAAACGCCGGAGTTGCACTCGTTTTTGATCGAAATCACGGCCCGCATTTTTCAGGTCATGGACCCGGAAACAGGTCGGCCCCTGGTGGAAATGATCTTGGATAAGGCAGGGCAAAAGGGTACGGGGCGCTGGACGGTCAACAGCGCTCTTGAGCTGGGGGTGCCCATTCCCACCATCACGGCGGCGGTCAACGCCCGCATCATCTCCGGCCTGAAGGAGGAACGGGTGGCAGCAGCAACTCAACTGCCAGGTCCCACCATTGCGCCGCCGGTGGATAAGCAGGCGTTTATTGACCAGGTGCGGGATGCCCTGTATTGCTCGAAGATTTGCTCCTATGCCCAGGGGATGGCCCTGCTGGCGACGGCGTCCCGGGAGTTGCACTACGACTTGAACTTGAGTGAGCTGGCGCGGATTTGGCAGGGGGGCTGTATCATCCGGGCGGGCTTTTTGAAGAAGATCAAGCAGGCGTTTGCCCAGCAGCCGGATTTGCCCAATTTGCTCCTGGCGCCGGAATTTAAGCAGACGATCCTGGAGCGGCAACGGGCCTGGCGGGAGGTGGTGGCCACGGCGGTCCACTGGGGGATTCCGGTGCCGGCTTTTAGCGCGTCGTTGGATTACTTTGACAGTTACCGGCGGGCGACGCTGCCCCAGAATCTCGTCCAGGCCCAGCGGGATTACTTTGGGTCGCACACCTACGAGCGGGTGGATCAACCGGGGGTCTTTCACACGGAATGGGTCGAAATTAAGGAAAAACCCCGTCCGGTGGCGTGCTAATGGGCCATGTTCACCCTGGCGCAGGCGCGGGCCAAGTTTCAGGAAATCTGGGGCTATCCCGACTTCCGACCGCCCCAGGGAGAAATCATCCAGTGCCTGCTGGAGGGCCGCGATAGTCTCATCGTCCTGCCGACGGGATTTGGCAAGTCCATCTGTTTCCAGTTGCCGGCGCTGTTGCAGGAGGGGGTGACGCTGGTGATCAGTCCCC
Coding sequences within:
- the otsB gene encoding trehalose-phosphatase is translated as MPLPMPSPIADYWRREEPLGLFLDYDGTLTPIVPRPDQAFLPPAGVELLRRLCRHPQLRVAIISGRSVPQLQDFLAELLPENLVLCGLHGGEIYRTQTGEFLRQPDREGIQRALAPLRSDIQELLQRQGLLAQGVHIEDKTYSFAVHYRQAAPLVKEKVVALVHRYFAEHLTMCQRFKLQPGKEVLEVLPATFDKGQGVAFLWETWGLRQGCYIGDDLTDEAAFAVVNQRGGLSIAVGKAPGTTQARLTCPDVGGVYRELAALLES
- a CDS encoding trehalose-6-phosphate synthase, giving the protein MTEAKALQVPATRELQTPGRLIIVSNREPYTIQTHGNEIRIERLPGGLVSALDPVLRRRDGIWICWEDASKRSVEVDDVSSDDDSIDWDRIELPYRIHPVPLTQEEINHYYYGYANTRLWPLFHYFISRCNFFDERDWPNYVTANQKFADAVVTCTTQEDWIWVQDYHLLLVPELVRQQCPHHKISLFLHIPFPALEVFKILPKRDVILRGMLGSDLLGFHIPDYAEYFLDAVERLLPAEEVQVCRAEKCIFYQGRRIQVGAFPISIDVKKIEGLVRSPTLQAKAKQLRETYPVEYIGISVDRLDYTKGILENLEALQVFFEKYPQYLERFSFIQIAAPTRTAVPAYQQMREQVEQAIGRINGLFSRNNWVPIYYFYRKFSLEEVLTYFLIADVAMITPLRDGMNLVAKEYCAARVDHSGVLILSEFTGAAYELKEALLVNPFSIEQMADTLYQALTLPPEVAQGKMRALRQTIASHDIHQWVQSYMDAFADAVAHR
- the gndA gene encoding NADP-dependent phosphogluconate dehydrogenase, giving the protein MAQQQIGLIGLAVMGENLALNLERNGFGVAVYNRTTEKVDEFIRGRAAGRNILGTHSLPEFVASLERPRKVVIMVKAGSPVQAVIDQLKPLLEPGDILIDGGNSWYEDTEARARELEALGLHYVGMGVSGGEEGALNGPSLMPGGPRAAYEALEPILTKIAAQTEDGPCVTYVGPGGAGHYVKMVHNGIEYGDMQLIAEAYDLLKNGLGLSAAQLHEVFAAWNQTPELHSFLIEITARIFQVMDPETGRPLVEMILDKAGQKGTGRWTVNSALELGVPIPTITAAVNARIISGLKEERVAAATQLPGPTIAPPVDKQAFIDQVRDALYCSKICSYAQGMALLATASRELHYDLNLSELARIWQGGCIIRAGFLKKIKQAFAQQPDLPNLLLAPEFKQTILERQRAWREVVATAVHWGIPVPAFSASLDYFDSYRRATLPQNLVQAQRDYFGSHTYERVDQPGVFHTEWVEIKEKPRPVAC